One window of Papaver somniferum cultivar HN1 chromosome 9, ASM357369v1, whole genome shotgun sequence genomic DNA carries:
- the LOC113312777 gene encoding GABA transporter 1-like encodes MNTAVTASSNSTAVHASDTPTTGSKQHVAADHDQINEKELDAGALFVLKSKGSWIHCGYHLTTSIVAPPLLSLPFAFASLGWVAGITCLTMGAIITFYSYNLISLVLEHHAQLGNRLLRFRDMAHDILGPRWGRYYVGPIQLIVCYAVVLSCALLGGQCMKTIYLLSNPEKESMKLYHFLIIFGGLLLVMAQIPSFHSLRHINLISLVLCLAYSTCATAGSIYVGMSSNAPPKDYTVKGSTINMVFGVFNAVAIIATTFGNGIIPEIQATLAPPVKGKMFKGLSVCYAMVTVTFFSVSISGYWAFGNKAGGIIIGNFMDENGRSLVPKWFLLLTNVLILLQPSAVSVVYLQPTNELLEKGFSDPKSVEFSARNVIPRLISRSLSVLLAVVIAAMLPFFGDIIALIGALGFMPLDFTLPVIFFNLTFKPSKRGPIFWINTTIGAFFSIFALIAAVAAVRQIILDATTKPKKIVLSNLPKFQSTRFDMHLSRLFFLFFF; translated from the exons ATGAATACTGCAGTGACGGCATCATCAAATTCTACAGCAGTCCATGCAAGTGATACTCCCACAACAGGTAGTAAACAACATGTTGCTGCTGATCATGATCAAATTAACGAAAAGGAACTAGATGCTGGTGCTCTATTCGTTCTCAAATCCAAAG GGTCATGGATACACTGTGGGTATCATCTTACAACGTCGATAGTGGCACCACCACTGCTCAGCCTTCCTTTCGCCTTTGCTTCGCTTGGTTGGGTTGCTGGAATAACATGTCTAACCATGGGAGCTATCATCACATTCTATTCATACAATCTCATCTCATTGGTTCTCGAACATCATGCTCAACTAGGAAATCGACTTCTACGATTCAGAGACATGGCTCACGACATTCTAG GTCCAAGATGGGGTCGATACTATGTAGGTCCGATTCAGTTAATTGTTTGTTATGCTGTTGTTCTTTCTTGTGCTCTTCTTGGGGGACAATGTATGAAG ACAATTTACTTGTTATCAAATCCAGAAAAGGAGAGCATGAAGTTATACCACTTTCTGATAATATTTGGAGGCCTACTTTTAGTTATGGCTCAAATCCCATCTTTCCATTCTTTGAGGCACATCAACCTCATTTCTCTAGTACTTTGTCTTGCTTACAGCACTTGTGCCACAGCTGGTTCCATCTATGTTG GAATGTCTTCAAATGCACCACCGAAGGATTACACTGTAAAGGGTAGCACTATCAACATGGTGTTTGGTGTTTTCAATGCTGTTGCCATTATTGCTACCACATTCGGAAACGGAATTATTCCTGAAATTCAG GCAACATTAGCCCCCCCGGTCAAGGGTAAAATGTTTAAGGGATTATCAGTTTGTTATGCGATGGTGACTGTTACGTTCTTTAGCGTCTCCATTTCTGGATATTGGGCTTTTGGGAATAAAGCAGGTGGAATTATCATTGGTAACTTCATGGATGAGAATGGCAGGTCTTTGGTTCCAAAATGGTTCTTGCTATTGACCAATGTCCTTATACTTCTACAACCATCAGCAGTTAGTGTG GTTTACTTACAACCCACAAACGAGTTGTTAGAAAAAGGATTCTCAGACCCTAAAAGTGTTGAATTCTCAGCTCGAAATGTAATCCCAAGACTTATTTCTCGGTCATTATCTGTCTTATTAGCTGTGGTAATTGCAGCAATGCTCCCATTCTTTGGAGATATTATTGCATTGATCGGAGCACTAGGGTTTATGCCGCTCGACTTTACATTGCCAGTCATTTTTTTCAATCTAACCTTTAAACCATCAAAACGAGGACCGATATTCTGGATTAACACTACAATTGGAGCTTTCTTTTCAATATTTGCACTTATAGCAGCTGTTGCCGCAGTTCGACAAATTATTCTTGATGCCACCACTAAGCCCAAAAAAATTGTATTGTCTAATTTACCTAAGTTTCAAAGTACAAGATTTGATATGCATTTATCTCGGttgttcttcctcttttttttttag